One Prolixibacteraceae bacterium DNA segment encodes these proteins:
- a CDS encoding AraC family transcriptional regulator, whose product MRREIIFDIKEENHSNFAKSLIDNYNGEFDGTKGSFNNEKGHGNVWVHKWNDDLETGLFEINLNDDSDLIRKATHDKKWLLLVFNLSQSINQEILTDKSIIGNIQDGIFVHCLCYDAVYRFKKNMANRIIIIRINKDSLSKFTTNNKILSFFKNNNTFAFYERIDATMFQKVSKMFAAQKDKDFAIGQTTLIAIDLTLSFLRRINQRHLKSFIGRGLHPKDIQLMQEARSILISSFKNKITLPELAQELNISVSKLKRDFKKYYNTNVTQFYTDLRMNKAYEYLETGSFQVSDVAEIVGYESLPQFTQTFKKYHGVLPNQVILKKSENEILS is encoded by the coding sequence ATGAGAAGAGAGATAATATTTGATATAAAGGAAGAGAATCATTCAAATTTTGCGAAAAGCTTAATTGATAATTACAATGGAGAATTTGACGGAACGAAAGGCTCATTTAATAATGAGAAGGGGCATGGTAATGTTTGGGTTCATAAATGGAATGATGATCTTGAAACAGGACTCTTTGAAATAAATTTAAATGACGATAGTGATTTAATTAGAAAAGCAACCCATGATAAAAAATGGTTGCTATTGGTATTTAACTTGTCTCAATCAATTAACCAAGAAATTTTAACAGACAAATCTATCATTGGAAACATTCAGGATGGAATCTTTGTTCACTGCCTTTGCTATGACGCAGTGTATCGATTCAAGAAGAACATGGCCAATCGGATTATTATCATTCGAATAAACAAAGATTCTCTTTCCAAGTTTACGACAAACAATAAGATCCTCTCTTTCTTTAAGAACAACAACACCTTTGCATTTTATGAACGAATAGATGCTACAATGTTTCAAAAGGTATCAAAGATGTTCGCAGCACAAAAAGACAAAGACTTCGCCATAGGTCAAACAACTCTTATTGCCATTGATCTAACCTTATCTTTTCTCAGAAGAATTAATCAACGACATCTAAAATCATTCATAGGTAGAGGACTTCATCCCAAAGACATCCAATTAATGCAAGAGGCTAGATCCATCTTAATATCCTCCTTTAAGAATAAAATAACTCTTCCTGAACTAGCACAAGAATTAAATATCAGTGTAAGTAAGCTCAAACGGGATTTTAAAAAATACTATAATACGAATGTAACGCAGTTTTATACTGATCTTCGAATGAATAAGGCATACGAATATCTTGAAACAGGTTCATTTCAAGTGAGCGATGTTGCTGAAATTGTAGGATATGAAAGTTTACCCCAGTTTACACAAACATTTAAAAAATATCATGGTGTTCTTCCAAATCAAGTTATCCTAAAGAAATCAGAAAATGAAATATTGAGCTAA
- a CDS encoding AAA family ATPase, whose amino-acid sequence MIRESILSLKDRMRTSIVGQDKLIDRLIIALLCDGNLLLEGLPGLAKTRAIKSLSKHIESDLNRIQFTPDLLPSDITGTEILNKTDNEISFVFERGPIFSNLVLADEINRAPAKVQSALLEAMQEKQISVGSKTHPLPKLFMVLATQNPIEQEGTYPLPEAQMDRFLMHVTVSYTNKEMEKQILRMVREEELGKEKSKSKELEKIPQKVIFAAREEISKVHLGESTEQFIVDLIDATRYPEKYDSAFDGLIEAGASPRGTISLDRASRAVAWISGRDYVTPDDVKEVAHDILRHRIIMSYEATVQNLDTDKMIDELLKKVAVV is encoded by the coding sequence ATGATTAGAGAGAGTATATTATCGTTAAAGGATCGTATGAGAACGTCGATTGTAGGCCAAGACAAGCTAATCGACAGGCTTATTATTGCATTACTGTGTGATGGTAATCTTCTTTTAGAAGGTCTTCCAGGGTTGGCAAAAACTAGAGCAATAAAGAGTTTATCGAAACATATCGAATCGGATCTAAATAGAATACAGTTTACCCCAGATCTTCTTCCATCTGATATCACAGGTACAGAGATTCTCAATAAGACTGACAACGAAATATCTTTCGTATTCGAAAGAGGACCTATCTTCAGTAATCTAGTTCTCGCGGATGAAATAAACAGAGCTCCTGCAAAAGTACAATCAGCACTTTTAGAAGCAATGCAAGAGAAACAGATATCTGTGGGAAGTAAAACTCATCCACTTCCTAAGTTATTTATGGTTCTCGCAACGCAAAACCCAATTGAGCAAGAAGGGACATACCCCCTACCAGAAGCACAAATGGATAGATTTCTTATGCATGTGACAGTTAGTTACACAAACAAAGAGATGGAGAAACAAATCCTTCGAATGGTTCGAGAGGAAGAGCTTGGTAAAGAAAAAAGTAAGTCCAAAGAGTTAGAAAAGATCCCACAAAAAGTAATCTTCGCCGCAAGGGAAGAAATCAGCAAAGTACATTTAGGCGAATCAACAGAACAATTCATCGTGGATTTAATTGATGCTACTAGATATCCTGAGAAATACGATAGCGCATTCGATGGATTGATTGAAGCAGGTGCATCTCCACGTGGAACAATATCATTAGATAGAGCTTCTAGAGCCGTAGCATGGATTTCAGGACGAGACTATGTCACGCCAGACGATGTAAAAGAGGTTGCTCATGATATTTTAAGGCATCGAATTATAATGAGTTATGAGGCAACAGTACAAAACCTGGATACTGACAAAATGATTGATGAGCTATTAAAGAAAGTTGCTGTAGTTTAA
- a CDS encoding Spy/CpxP family protein refolding chaperone, with translation MRRKTIAFLIVTVISSISFLTPAFGQPNKGKCKNNCTKECPRTKGLNLTEDQKSEIKEIRLASQKTMKPFMDQLRELTAHQKTLMTAEKPNQKEIDKNLEKIGDMMTELAKEKSHSTQEIRALLSDEQRIQFDQKIMRFKHKRGQKQCGRGR, from the coding sequence ATGAGAAGAAAAACTATTGCTTTCTTAATTGTTACTGTTATTTCATCGATATCTTTCTTAACACCTGCTTTTGGACAACCAAATAAAGGAAAGTGTAAGAATAACTGTACAAAAGAGTGTCCAAGAACTAAAGGTTTGAATCTTACTGAAGATCAAAAAAGTGAAATCAAAGAGATCCGATTGGCCTCTCAAAAAACAATGAAGCCTTTTATGGATCAATTGAGAGAATTAACGGCTCATCAGAAAACTTTGATGACAGCAGAAAAACCAAATCAAAAAGAGATTGATAAGAATTTAGAGAAAATAGGGGATATGATGACTGAATTGGCTAAAGAGAAATCACATTCTACCCAAGAAATTAGGGCACTACTTTCAGACGAACAAAGAATACAGTTTGACCAAAAGATTATGCGTTTCAAACATAAAAGAGGTCAAAAACAGTGTGGACGAGGTAGGTAG
- a CDS encoding glycoside hydrolase family 78 protein: MKTLILIILCSLSIAVVVGQGSHKATGPIHLKVDYLEQNIAVNSIAPQFSWEIPHEIKNQKKYQIVIQRLTKNGIKKIWTSKWIHSNNNTFRYTGKKLTDHSYYKWRVRVKDSLGIKSNWSRYNLFSTSFIGKETIPDAFLISHPNKKMRSPAFLKDIYIHRKIRYAKIYMASLGWTKLSINGVEIPNQHMSPAASEYEKRMLYDTKDITDELKIGKNNLHFQLSEGFGAYSIPDSTRFFNLRRKQTEKKPSLLASIFIKYEDGSDEYLYSDKTWFTNSGTLRYSNLYGGEDIDLCQNTNKDWIHVVCDKPTSKISPTKITDIKVQEEIKPIKRININKNTIIYDLGTTVTGWWKLKVRGERTDKITIRGSEKLQGKYFNGFINNKSRLNFTDNHSGQYYFRDRKTTFLLKNKDTIDLEPSFFIHSFRYIQIDLSSDNIDIIDLKGIRANHDYPITSRFKSSSEYLNKLYKNASNTFFGGINQFPLSNPNSEIYPWTGDVSCYWESLDAMTEMTSFWIKWLQDIKDSQHTDGSIPETAPNYRDLNHASEPAWSQDYINLILGVYHRTGDQSILEKHINSVKRLIDYYTNNKNQILKLGMWGDHMQPSTYGIMNSRGQTSEIIPFISTSIYHRMLCQFIEMGKVTGNLKWVKEYSIIAKETKRQFTEYFWNDSLKIYNPNNQNKKYDNTQTINAIALQCKIVPDSIILNVHNTLMKNITVTHNYKLTTGIHGTKALFDVLERNGDSRILYKILMDEHYPGWRYQIDKGATSLWQSFSGNGDLSHAMFGGPPIRFIFRNILGVHADYIGINKTIDIKPFIPNNLESAEGVVNTFAGNIDVSWKKVDHKILFKIIIPGNINAKFKYKEVIKYLKPGVHNIII; the protein is encoded by the coding sequence ATGAAAACACTCATCCTTATAATATTATGCTCTTTATCAATTGCTGTTGTAGTCGGACAAGGTAGCCATAAAGCAACAGGACCTATTCACCTGAAGGTAGACTATCTAGAACAGAACATAGCAGTGAATTCAATAGCCCCACAATTTTCATGGGAAATACCTCACGAGATCAAGAATCAAAAAAAATACCAAATTGTTATTCAGAGATTAACAAAAAATGGAATAAAAAAGATTTGGACTTCAAAATGGATTCACTCAAACAATAATACCTTTAGGTACACAGGAAAAAAACTAACCGATCACTCATACTACAAATGGAGAGTTAGAGTAAAAGACTCTTTAGGAATAAAATCAAATTGGAGTAGATATAATTTATTCAGCACTTCTTTTATCGGAAAAGAAACCATTCCTGATGCATTCCTCATTTCCCATCCAAACAAAAAGATGAGAAGCCCTGCTTTCTTGAAGGATATATATATCCACAGAAAGATTAGGTATGCTAAAATATATATGGCATCATTAGGATGGACAAAATTGAGTATTAATGGAGTTGAAATTCCTAATCAACACATGAGTCCAGCAGCTTCAGAATATGAAAAACGAATGCTTTATGATACGAAAGATATCACAGATGAATTAAAGATAGGCAAGAATAATCTACATTTTCAACTCAGTGAAGGATTTGGTGCATATAGTATTCCTGACTCAACTCGATTTTTTAATCTTAGAAGAAAACAGACAGAAAAAAAACCGTCACTACTTGCGAGTATATTTATCAAATATGAAGATGGAAGTGATGAATATCTATATAGTGACAAAACATGGTTTACAAATAGTGGAACATTGAGATATTCAAATCTTTATGGAGGTGAGGATATCGATTTATGTCAAAACACAAATAAAGACTGGATACATGTTGTATGTGACAAACCTACTAGCAAAATTAGTCCAACAAAAATTACAGATATAAAAGTTCAAGAAGAGATTAAACCTATTAAACGTATAAACATTAATAAAAATACAATAATTTACGATCTCGGAACAACAGTTACAGGATGGTGGAAATTAAAGGTACGAGGAGAAAGAACAGATAAAATCACCATTCGTGGCTCAGAAAAATTACAAGGAAAATATTTTAACGGTTTTATCAATAATAAATCTAGACTTAACTTTACAGATAATCATTCAGGCCAATACTACTTTAGAGACAGAAAGACTACATTCTTGCTCAAGAATAAAGATACAATCGATTTAGAACCTAGTTTTTTTATTCATAGTTTCCGATACATACAAATAGATCTAAGTAGCGACAATATTGATATTATTGACTTAAAAGGTATTAGAGCCAATCATGATTACCCTATTACTAGTAGATTTAAAAGCAGTAGTGAGTATCTTAATAAATTGTACAAAAATGCAAGTAATACATTTTTTGGAGGTATAAATCAATTTCCATTAAGCAACCCGAATTCTGAGATTTATCCATGGACAGGAGATGTCTCATGTTATTGGGAGAGCTTAGATGCAATGACTGAAATGACTTCATTTTGGATTAAATGGCTTCAAGATATAAAAGACAGTCAACATACTGACGGGTCAATTCCAGAAACAGCACCAAACTATAGAGATCTAAATCATGCATCAGAACCTGCATGGTCTCAAGATTACATCAACCTAATTTTAGGAGTATATCATAGAACGGGAGACCAATCTATACTAGAAAAGCATATTAATAGTGTAAAGAGATTAATAGACTACTATACAAACAATAAAAACCAAATATTAAAATTAGGCATGTGGGGGGATCATATGCAACCTAGCACTTATGGGATTATGAACAGCCGTGGTCAAACTTCTGAAATAATCCCATTCATTTCTACATCGATCTATCATAGAATGTTATGTCAGTTCATAGAGATGGGAAAAGTTACAGGTAATTTGAAATGGGTAAAGGAATATTCAATAATAGCAAAAGAGACGAAGAGACAGTTCACTGAATACTTTTGGAATGATAGTTTAAAGATATACAATCCAAATAACCAAAACAAAAAGTATGATAACACTCAAACGATAAATGCGATTGCTCTTCAATGTAAGATTGTTCCGGATTCAATAATACTCAATGTGCACAACACCTTAATGAAAAATATCACCGTCACCCACAATTACAAATTAACTACGGGTATACATGGGACGAAAGCTCTTTTCGATGTATTGGAAAGAAATGGAGACTCGAGAATACTATATAAAATTTTAATGGACGAACATTATCCAGGGTGGAGATACCAAATTGATAAAGGAGCAACGTCATTGTGGCAAAGCTTTTCTGGAAATGGAGATCTTAGTCATGCTATGTTTGGAGGTCCTCCAATTCGATTTATCTTTAGAAATATTCTAGGAGTACACGCAGACTATATCGGGATCAATAAGACCATTGATATTAAGCCGTTTATTCCGAACAACTTAGAATCTGCAGAAGGTGTGGTAAATACTTTTGCCGGAAATATCGATGTATCATGGAAAAAAGTTGACCATAAAATCTTATTTAAAATAATAATCCCAGGAAATATAAATGCAAAATTCAAATATAAAGAGGTGATTAAATATTTAAAACCTGGTGTTCACAATATCATTATTTAG
- a CDS encoding DUF58 domain-containing protein has protein sequence MKENKKNATEDYRIVTNIQRLKKLQHDVAQVGYSPDKVVQTILTGGYRSKLRGRGMEFEEVRNYVRGDDIRNIDWKVTGRTDALHSKVFTEERERPVFIITDQSRSMDFGTDEFLKSVIASEASAIITWKILAVGDRVGGIIYNDTEHNYFTPRKSKSHALSMVSELAKYNKMLRCKEPTKKRQSHFDQILFEVKKRVTHDYLIIWISDFNELKETDHKGIVELNEHNDVILIRVKDKMEEHLDLSNITYTDGERQLRFTDVMEKQKEKAYNYFKEKRQNFKRLSQHYPITTLELNTSIDTTHQFKEILRKSR, from the coding sequence ATGAAAGAGAACAAGAAAAATGCCACTGAAGACTATCGAATTGTAACAAACATACAACGGCTAAAGAAACTACAGCATGATGTAGCACAGGTGGGATATTCTCCAGACAAGGTTGTTCAAACAATTCTCACTGGAGGATATCGATCGAAGTTACGAGGAAGAGGAATGGAATTTGAAGAAGTTCGAAACTATGTAAGAGGTGATGATATTCGAAATATTGATTGGAAAGTAACCGGAAGAACAGATGCTCTACATTCAAAAGTTTTCACAGAAGAGAGAGAGAGACCAGTATTTATTATCACAGATCAAAGTAGATCTATGGATTTTGGAACAGATGAATTTCTAAAATCAGTCATTGCCTCAGAAGCATCGGCAATTATTACATGGAAGATTCTAGCAGTGGGTGACCGAGTTGGGGGAATCATATATAATGATACTGAACACAATTATTTTACTCCTCGAAAAAGTAAATCGCATGCCCTTTCAATGGTCTCAGAACTTGCAAAGTATAATAAGATGCTTCGATGTAAAGAGCCGACAAAGAAAAGACAATCTCATTTTGATCAAATACTTTTCGAAGTAAAAAAGAGAGTCACACATGATTATCTGATCATATGGATTAGTGATTTTAATGAATTAAAAGAGACAGACCATAAAGGTATTGTTGAGTTAAATGAACACAATGATGTAATTCTAATAAGGGTTAAAGATAAGATGGAAGAACATCTAGATCTTTCTAATATAACCTATACAGACGGAGAAAGACAATTACGGTTCACAGACGTCATGGAAAAACAGAAAGAGAAAGCATATAATTACTTTAAAGAAAAAAGACAAAACTTTAAGAGGCTCTCAC
- a CDS encoding class II aldolase/adducin family protein, whose translation MRQLDVKMMHPRVQIIKVIHKIYRRGMTTTSGGNISIKDNNGDIWVTPSAIDKGNLKEEDVICVKKDGTIVGKHKPSSEFPFHKAIYEARKDIKSIIHAHPPALVSFSIIREIPNTKVTSLANKICGEIGYAPYALPGSEELGLIIAKQFVNCNTKAIIMENHGTVLGGSDLEDAYCRFETLEYTARTIINAKVIGTPTYLTDNQLNQLGSQSNIDIDLNNNISYSSKELFQRKEIVDIVHRSCEQELMISSYGTVSVRMENNDFLITPSNIARWNIETEDIVSVRNGKTELGKQPSHLVSLHQKIYELNPHINSIIMTKPPHLMAYSITGVKFDVRTIPESWIFLQDVPNLDYNTLLDNTIPERLDKSTPSLLVANESFIVTGDKLIQTFDRLEVAEFSAKSLIMAAPISKLVPINDQQILDLKAKFLD comes from the coding sequence ACCACAACCAGTGGTGGTAATATATCCATCAAAGATAATAATGGGGATATATGGGTAACCCCATCTGCAATCGATAAGGGAAACCTGAAAGAAGAAGATGTTATTTGTGTTAAGAAAGATGGAACTATAGTAGGAAAACATAAACCGTCTTCCGAATTTCCATTCCATAAAGCAATTTATGAAGCACGAAAGGATATCAAGTCGATCATACATGCACACCCTCCTGCTTTAGTTTCATTCAGTATTATAAGAGAGATTCCTAATACAAAAGTCACCTCACTCGCGAACAAAATATGTGGAGAGATAGGATATGCTCCTTATGCACTACCAGGGAGTGAAGAACTCGGTCTAATTATAGCAAAACAGTTTGTAAATTGTAATACAAAGGCTATCATAATGGAGAATCATGGTACTGTATTGGGAGGGTCAGATTTGGAGGATGCATATTGTCGTTTTGAGACATTAGAATACACAGCCCGTACAATTATCAATGCCAAAGTAATAGGTACGCCTACATATCTAACAGACAATCAATTAAATCAACTGGGCAGTCAAAGTAATATAGACATTGATCTAAATAATAACATCAGTTACTCTTCAAAAGAGCTATTTCAACGAAAAGAGATTGTAGATATTGTACATAGGTCATGTGAACAAGAATTGATGATTAGTTCTTACGGTACAGTCTCAGTAAGAATGGAGAATAATGATTTTTTAATCACCCCATCTAATATTGCCCGTTGGAATATTGAGACCGAAGACATTGTAAGTGTCAGAAATGGAAAAACGGAGCTCGGAAAACAACCTAGTCACCTTGTATCTTTACATCAAAAGATATATGAATTAAATCCTCATATCAACTCTATAATTATGACTAAGCCACCTCATTTAATGGCTTATAGTATTACCGGAGTTAAATTTGACGTACGGACCATTCCAGAAAGTTGGATATTTCTCCAAGATGTTCCAAATCTAGACTATAACACTCTTCTTGACAATACCATTCCGGAACGATTAGATAAATCAACTCCATCTCTATTAGTTGCAAATGAATCATTTATTGTAACTGGAGATAAACTAATTCAAACATTTGATCGACTAGAAGTTGCTGAATTTAGTGCAAAATCTCTAATAATGGCAGCTCCAATAAGCAAATTAGTACCAATAAATGATCAACAAATTCTTGATTTAAAAGCTAAATTTTTAGATTAA
- a CDS encoding arylsulfatase: MRKSLMFIALLILGVSSNIYAAKKNEKPNIVVIFGDDIGWFNISAYNMGMMGYRTPNIDRIAHDGMMFTDYYGEQSCTAGRAAFMTGQIPVRTGLTKVGIPGARVGLQAEDPTIAELLKPHGYVCGQFGKNHFGDRDEFLPTNHGFDEFYGNLYHLNAEEEPEHAMYPKDPAFRKKFGPRGVIHSFADGRIEDTGSLTIKRMETCDEEFKEAGFDFMERAVKSKKPFFVWMNATRMHVNTHLKDASKNKTDYGIYADGMVEHDQWVGEILDKLKELKVDENTIVIYTTDNGAEVFSWPDGGTTPFNGEKNTSWEGGFRVPCMIKWPGHIKPYQVSNEIVSAQDWLPTILAATGDDHVKQDLLKGKKVGDKTFNVHIDGFNMLPYLTGKEKKGPRDYFFYFTDDGKLAALRMGDWKLMFLVQEATGFDVWGNPFTPLRLPKIYNLRMDPFERADEESVNYDKWMFDNIFYLYMAQDKTAEFLKTFLTYPPRQRPGSFNVDEITQRFLSPKN; encoded by the coding sequence ATGAGAAAAAGTTTAATGTTTATAGCTCTACTTATATTAGGAGTAAGTTCTAATATATATGCAGCTAAAAAAAATGAAAAACCCAATATTGTTGTAATCTTTGGTGATGATATAGGTTGGTTCAACATTAGTGCATACAACATGGGTATGATGGGGTATAGAACTCCGAATATCGACAGAATTGCACATGACGGAATGATGTTCACTGACTATTATGGAGAGCAATCATGTACAGCAGGTCGAGCAGCATTCATGACAGGACAGATACCAGTAAGAACAGGATTGACAAAAGTAGGTATTCCTGGAGCAAGAGTAGGTCTACAAGCAGAAGATCCAACTATTGCAGAACTTCTTAAGCCACATGGATATGTATGTGGACAATTTGGTAAAAACCACTTTGGAGATAGAGATGAGTTTCTTCCAACAAATCATGGTTTTGATGAGTTTTATGGAAACCTATACCACCTAAACGCAGAAGAAGAGCCAGAGCATGCAATGTATCCAAAAGACCCTGCATTCCGTAAGAAATTTGGACCTAGAGGGGTTATCCACTCATTTGCAGATGGTCGTATCGAAGATACAGGTTCTCTTACAATCAAGAGGATGGAAACTTGTGATGAAGAGTTTAAAGAAGCAGGATTTGACTTTATGGAGCGTGCTGTTAAATCAAAGAAGCCATTCTTTGTTTGGATGAATGCAACAAGAATGCACGTCAACACACACCTAAAAGATGCATCGAAAAATAAAACAGATTATGGTATCTATGCGGATGGAATGGTAGAACATGACCAATGGGTTGGAGAGATTCTAGATAAGCTAAAAGAGCTAAAAGTAGATGAGAACACCATTGTAATCTATACAACAGACAACGGTGCTGAAGTATTTTCATGGCCTGATGGTGGAACTACACCATTTAACGGAGAGAAAAACACATCATGGGAAGGTGGATTTAGAGTACCCTGTATGATCAAATGGCCAGGACATATTAAACCTTACCAAGTTTCTAATGAAATTGTTTCAGCACAAGATTGGTTACCTACTATTTTGGCTGCTACAGGAGATGATCATGTAAAACAAGATTTATTAAAAGGGAAGAAAGTTGGAGACAAAACATTCAACGTTCATATTGATGGATTCAACATGCTACCTTACCTAACAGGAAAAGAGAAAAAAGGACCAAGAGATTATTTCTTCTACTTTACCGATGATGGAAAACTAGCAGCATTACGTATGGGAGACTGGAAGTTGATGTTCTTAGTTCAAGAAGCAACTGGCTTTGATGTTTGGGGTAACCCATTTACTCCATTAAGACTTCCTAAAATCTATAACTTAAGAATGGATCCATTCGAAAGAGCTGATGAAGAGTCTGTAAACTATGACAAGTGGATGTTCGATAACATTTTCTACCTATATATGGCACAAGATAAGACTGCTGAATTCTTAAAAACATTCTTAACTTACCCTCCTAGACAAAGACCAGGAAGTTTCAACGTGGATGAGATTACACAAAGATTTCTTTCACCTAAGAACTAA